In the genome of Bacillus thuringiensis, the window CAAATAAATGCGAAGCGATGTATGCTCCATTATGTCCCTTTTCATCACGAAACGGGACAAGTGGTGTTGCACCGTCACATACACCATAAATCTTATTTTCTTTATTACAAAAATAAGAATCCTCACATTCTTGCTTCAACGGGCTTTTCTGTTGATATGTTTTTATCTTCACAACTGTATCCCCTTTCAAATGATAAAATACTCAAATTCTTTTGATTAATCTAATTTACCTAAATAAACTGTTTTCACCCAAAACTTTCAATATCATATATAATCTTGAAATAATATGAATTTTTCAGTGAAGGACGGGAAAGAAATGGTCAGATTCCTTGGTGTTATTATCGGTTCTATTATTATTGCGGTTGCCTTTAATCTTTTCCTTATCCCCCACAAAATTTTAAGTAGTGGAATTGGCGGAATTGCTATTATTTTAGGGATTGTAACCCCTGTAAACACAGGCATTATTAACTTTGTATTAAACTTACCTATCCTTATTTTAGGGTACATAGGTCTTGGAAAAAAAGTAATTTTTAACACAGTTGTCTCTGTAGTTGTATTATCTGTTGCATTATACTACGTTCCAGTAAAAGTCGTAGCAACAGATCCATTGTTATCTTCTATCTTCGGAGGTGTCATCGCCGGAGCTGGTATTGGTCTTGTTTTTAACTGTAATGGATCCACTGGTGGATTTGATATTATCGGTATGCTTTTATCCCGCAAGCGAGACATTAAACTTGGCGGATTCCTTATTGTTTTAAATACAGTCGTTGTAATAATCGCAGGATTCTTCTTCACTTGGG includes:
- a CDS encoding YitT family protein; this translates as MVRFLGVIIGSIIIAVAFNLFLIPHKILSSGIGGIAIILGIVTPVNTGIINFVLNLPILILGYIGLGKKVIFNTVVSVVVLSVALYYVPVKVVATDPLLSSIFGGVIAGAGIGLVFNCNGSTGGFDIIGMLLSRKRDIKLGGFLIVLNTVVVIIAGFFFTWDVALTSLLSIYVTGKVIDAVHTKHRKVTLMIVTNEAEKMKKQLLSTVVRGITLLDGEGAYSSEKKRVLMTVVSREELASMKLTISEIDPNAFVNITETVEVLGLFRRS